One window of the Trifolium pratense cultivar HEN17-A07 linkage group LG2, ARS_RC_1.1, whole genome shotgun sequence genome contains the following:
- the LOC123908552 gene encoding non-specific lipid transfer protein GPI-anchored 11-like, producing MATKFSLILCIFAIWAIDFTNCASSSHNAPSPSVDCNSLVINMATCLSFVSNDSTISKPDEGCCDGLKTVLKTAPSCLCEAFKNSASFGVVLNVTKALTLPSVCKVTAPPLSNCGLSDVPAAAPGVSLSPGSSPSTVAPGVDTPTSTEPAAGPTGKSKSAASALLPISAGSLLVFLLSVFSGL from the exons ATGGCAACAAAGTTTTCACTCATTCTCTGCATTTTTGCAATCTGGGCCATTGATTTTACAAACTGTGCTTCATCATCACACAATGCTCCATCACCCTCTGTTGATTGTAATTCCCTTGTTATCAACATGGCTACTTGTTTGTCATTTGTTTCAAACGACAGTACCATAAGCAAACCAGATGAAGGATGCTGTGATGGTTTGAAAACTGTTCTGAAAACTGCTCCTTCTTGTCTCTGTGAGGCTTTCAAAAACAGTGCTTCGTTTGGTGTTGTTTTGAATGTTACTAAGGCTTTGACTCTTCCTTCTGTTTGCAAAGTCACTGCTCCTCCTCTCTCTAATTGTGgat TGTCTGATGTCCCTGCTGCTGCTCCTG GTGTAAGCCTCTCCCCAGGATCTTCTCCATCTACTGTAGCACCAGGTGTGGACACTCCTACATCAACAGAACCGGCAGCTGGACCGACTGGCAAGAGCAAGAGCGCAGCATCAGCATTGCTACCTATTTCAGCTGGATCTCTTCTGGTTTTCCTTTTATCTGTATTCTCAGGTCTTTGA
- the LOC123907103 gene encoding flocculation protein FLO11-like isoform X2 has translation MKCLIYYSPEPSTVSGFHASIFLLNHLPKSLIHFLLQSHFPDASSSLPSAIPMCFPVQLHPQPHLLLNNLNKMMMMLMLSLQLLLLNLTERSDGSFVFTFGNASEIKEMIAELNKKKLVPESVVEEGSVSVLLNDDGVEKFSNEDDNSNLGGEEIESSSTVVVADQNSKLLASENESSVVLDSYPESETPVINDLQIIDKHLKLDSVEDGDDGQHGICSEDVAAEPNVVSSVSKEIVVSTVSPDSDMFSDHSSGTTGEVEEKEVDNGRSVDKAAKNAAGGVDAADLTELVQVSTFLESDHSVNRTTNNLIGSVDADISELEAVSTSLESEHDDYSAVDKAGSVDADITELVPLSTSSESEQVDYSATDNLTGSVDADITESVPVSTSLESEQDDLTASIEAARSELVSVPFSLESKQVNDSEKDVPAGSVDTDNSELVPVSASLESERVDYSAADDLAGGVEAVDSELVPMLTSLETEQVTDNLTGSVDATISELVPVSPSVESEQVDCSAADDLAGGVEADDSELVPVSPSVESEQVDYSAANNLAGGVDADDSELVLVSPSVESERVDYSAADDLAGSVDADDSELVSEQVIDNLTGSVDADDSELVSEQVIDNLTGSVDAAISGLVPISPSVESEQVDYSAADDLAGGVDADDSELVPVSLSVESEQVDYSAADDLAGGVDADDSELVPMVTSLESEQVDYSATDNLTGSVDTTISELVPESPSLESEQVDYSATDTLTGSVDSTINELVPVSPSLESEQVDYNATDNLACSVDDANNNELVSVSTTLDSEQVDYSASDNLTGSVDDGIISEFVPVPTSLDSEQSVNRETDHLTDGGDAELSESVPISTSLELEQVDYIATDNLTSGVDAELSESVPISTSLEPEQVDYRATDSLTGGVDADLRELPPSSPSLGSELHANDDETSNLVVDNSVDASELENSVLLLDDLVPSSDLEKKIDVGNTERSDYENPLLNTVSEIHPVELASDGENISKTELLLVSGAACLPHPSEALTSREDAYIISPQQNWLVVADGVGQWSLEGSNTGVYIRELMGNCENIVSNYENISTIKPAEVIFRSAAETQSPGSSSVLVAYFDGQALHAANVGNTGFIIIRHGSIFKISNAMFHEFSFPIHIVKGDDHSEIIEEYKIDLHDGDGIVFGTNGLFDNLYEQEIASTISRSLQASLKPQDIAEILATRAQEVGSSRSTRSPFGDAAQALGYVGYAGGKLDDVTVIVSLVQTT, from the exons ATGAAATGTCTGATCTATTATTCTCCAGAACCTTCAACTGTCTCTGGTTTCCATGCTTCAATCTTCCTCCTAAATCACCTTCCCAAATCCTTGATCCATTTTCTCCTTCAATCCCATTTCCCAGACGCTTCATCTTCACTTCCATCCGCCATACCCATGTGCTTTCCAGTTCAACTTCATCCTCAACCCCATTTGCTCCTCAACAACCTGAacaaaatgatgatgatgttgatgttaTCTCTTCAACTC CTTTTGCTTAATTTGACAGAGCGTTCGGATGGAAGTTTTGTGTTTACATTTGGAAATGCTAGTGAGATTAAAGAAATGATAGCTGAATTGAACAAAAAGAAACTTGTTCCTGAGAGTGTTGTTGAGGAAGGAAGTGTTAGTGTTTTGCTGAATGATGATGGTGTTGAAAAGTTTAGTAATGAAGATGATAATAGTAACTTAGGAGGTGAAGAAATTGAATCTTCTTCAACTGTAGTAGTTGCTGATCAAAATTCTAAGCTTCTCGCGAGTGAAAACGAAAGTAGTGTTGTTCTTGATAGTTACCCTGAGAGTGAGACTCCtgtgatcaatgatttgcaaaTAATTGATAAACATTTGAAGTTGGATTCGGTTGAGGATGGCGATGATGGTCAGCATGGAATTTGTAGTGAAGATGTTGCTGCTGAGCCTAATGTTGTTTCGAGTGTGTCTAAAGAGATTGTCGTTTCGACGGTTTCTCCGGATTCAGATATGTTTTCTGATCATAGTAGTGGTACTACCGGGGaagttgaagagaaagaag TTGACAATGGTCGCAGTGTGGATAAAGCAGCAAAAAACGCGGCAGGTGGTGTTGATGCTGCTGATTTAACTGAATTGGTGCAAGTATCCACTTTTTTAGAGTCGGATCATTCTGTCAACAGAACAACAAACAACCTGATTGGGAGTGTTGATGCTGACATAAGTGAATTGGAAGCAGTATCCACTTCTTTAGAGTCTGAGCATGATGATTATAGTGCAGTGGACAAGGCTGGAAGTGTTGATGCTGATATAACTGAATTGGTACCACTTTCCACTTCTTCAGAGTCTGAACAAGTTGATTATAGTGCAACAGACAATCTGACTGGCAGTGTTGATGCCGACATAACTGAATCAGTGCCAGTATCCACTTCTTTAGAGTCTGAGCAAGATGATCTGACTGCCAGTATTGAGGCTGCAAGAAGTGAATTGGTGTCAGTACCCTTCTCTTTAGAGTCCAAACAAGTTAATGATAGTGAAAAAGATGTTCCGGCTGGCAGTGTCGATACTGACAATAGTGAATTAGTGCCGGTATCCGCATCTTTAGAGTCCGAACGAGTTGATTATAGTGCAGCAGACGATCTGGCTGGTGGTGTTGAAGCTGTTGATAGTGAATTGGTGCCAATGTTGACTTCTTTGGAGACCGAACAAGTAACAGACAACCTGACAGGCAGTGTTGATGCCACAATAAGTGAATTGGTGCCAGTATCCCCTTCCGTAGAGTCCGAACAAGTTGATTGTAGTGCAGCAGATGATCTGGCTGGCGGTGTTGAGGCTGATGATAGTGAATTGGTGCCAGTATCCCCTTCCGTAGAGTCGGAACAAGTTGATTATAGTGCAGCAAACAATCTGGCTGGCGGTGTTGATGCTGATGATAGTGAATTGGTGCTAGTATCCCCTTCCGTAGAGTCCGAAAGAGTTGATTATAGTGCGGCAGACGATCTGGCTGGCAGTGTTGATGCTGATGATAGTGAATTGGTGTCCGAACAAGTAATAGACAACCTGACTGGAAGTGTTGATGCTGATGATAGTGAATTGGTGTCCGAACAAGTAATAGACAACCTGACTGGAAGTGTTGATGCCGCAATAAGTGGATTGGTGCCAATATCCCCTTCTGTAGAGTCCGAACAAGTTGATTATAGTGCAGCAGACGATCTGGCTGGCGGTGTTGATGCTGATGATAGCGAATTGGTTCCAGTATCCCTTTCCGTAGAGTCCGAACAAGTTGATTATAGTGCAGCAGATGATCTGGCTGGCGGTGTTGATGCTGATGATAGTGAATTGGTGCCAATGGTGACTTCTTTAGAGTCCGAACAAGTTGATTATAGTGCAACAGACAACCTGACTGGCAGTGTCGATACCACAATAAGTGAATTGGTGCCAGAATCCCCTTCCTTAGAGTCCGAACAAGTTGATTATAGTGCAACAGACACTCTGACTGGAAGTGTTGATTCCACAATAAATGAATTGGTGCCAGTATCTCCTTCCTTAGAGTCCGAACAAGTTGATTATAATGCAACAGACAATCTGGCTTGCAGTGTTGATGATGCTAACAATAATGAATTGGTGTCAGTATCTACTACTTTAGATTCTGAACAAGTTGATTATAGTGCATCTGATAACCTGACTGGTAGTGTTGATGACGGCATAATAAGTGAGTTTGTGCCAGTACCAACTTCATTAGACTCGGAACAGTCTGTTAATAGAGAAACAGACCACCTGACCGATGGTGGTGATGCCGAGTTAAGTGAATCGGTGCCAATATCCACTTCTTTAGAGCTTGAACAAGTTGATTATATTGCAACGGACAACCTGACTTCCGGTGTTGATGCTGAGTTGAGTGAATCTGTGCCAATATCCACTTCTTTAGAGCCTGAACAAGTTGATTATAGGGCAACAGATAGCTTGACTGGTGGTGTTGATGCTGACTTAAGGGAATTGCCACCATCGTCTCCTTCTTTGGGGTCTGAACTTCATGctaatgatgatgaaacaagTAACCTCGTCGTGGATAACTCAGTTGATGCAAGTGAATTGGAAAACTCAGTATTGTTG TTGGATGATTTGGTTCCATCCTCAGACTTGGAAAAGAAAATAGATGTTGGCAATACTGAAAGAAGTGATTATGAAAATCCATTACTTAATACTGTTTCAGAGATACATCCAGTTGAGTTGGCTAGTGACGG GGAAAACATTTCTAAAACCGAGCTTTTACTAGTTTCTGGTGCTGCTTGCTTGCCTCATCCCTCTGAG GCACTGACAAGTCGAGAAGATGCTTATATTATTTCTCCCCAACAAAACTGGCTAGTTGTGGCTGATGGAGTTGGTCAGTGGTCACTCGAAG GGAGTAATACTGGAGTTTATATCAGGGAACTCATGGGAAACTGTGAAAATATTGTGTCAAATTATGAAAACATTTCAACAATAAAACCTGCAGAAGTTATTTTCAGAAGTGCTGCTGAAACACAATCTCCAGGGTCATCTTCTGTTTTGGTTGCTTACTTTGACGGACAG GCCCTCCATGCAGCCAATGTTGGGAACACTGGATTTATCATTATAAGACATGGTTCCATCTTCAAAATATCAAATGCCATGTTTCACGAATTCAGTTTTCCGATACATATAGTTAAAGGTGACGACCACTCAGAAATCATTGAG GAGTACAAGATCGATCTACACGACGGTGATGGGATTGTATTTGGCACAAATGGCCTTTTTGACAATCTTTATGAGCAAGAAATAGCATCAACTATATCAAGATCACTACAAGCTAGCTTGAAACCTCAG GATATAGCAGAAATCTTGGCGACAAGGGCACAAGAGGTTGGAAGTTCAAGATCCACCAGAAGTCCTTTCGGTGATGCAGCGCAGGCTTTGGGATATGTAGGTTATGCAGGTGGCAAGCTTGATGATGTAACTGTTATAGTGTCATTAGTTCAAACTACATAG
- the LOC123908053 gene encoding 3-hydroxyacyl-[acyl-carrier-protein] dehydratase FabZ-like — translation MAVSTFSNTLLLSPISHSPSKPSFPLIINFPTRFQFRQPSLTTTFPSSDAAANAPPQQKDTTPIELRYPAFPKVMDINQILEILPHRFPFLLVDRVIEYNPGVSAVAIKNVTINDNFFPGHFPERPIMPGVLMVEAMAQVGGLVMLQPDVGGSRQNFFFAGIDKVRFRKPVIAGDTLVMRMTLTKLQKRFGIAKMDGKAYVGGEVVCEGEFLMAMGS, via the exons ATGGCAGTGTCTACTTTCTCCAACACATTGCTGCTTTCTCCAATTTCCCATTCACCATCCAAACCCAGTTTTCCACTCATCATCAATTTCCCCACTAGATTCCAATTCAGACAACCATCACTAACCACCACCTTTCCTTCCTCCGATGCCGCCGCCAATGCTCCTCCTCAACAAAAAGACACTACCCCCATTGAATTAA GGTATCCTGCATTTCCAAAAGTCATGGACATCAATCAGATTCTTGAGATTTTACCTCATAG GTTTCCTTTTTTACTGGTAGATAGAGTGATTGAATACAATCCTGGAGTTTCTGCTGTTGCTATAAAGAATGTTACAATCAACGACAATTTTTTTCCTGGTCATTTTCCTGAAAGACCTATCATGCCTGGTGTTCTCATGGTTGAG GCAATGGCACAAGTTGGTGGTTTGGTAATGTTGCAGCCTGACGTGGGTGGTTCTCGTCAAAACTTCTTCTTTGCTGGGATAGACAAAGTGCGATTTCGTAAGCCCGTGATTGCAGGGGACACCTTAGTTATGAGAATGACACTTACTAAGCTGCAAAAGCGATTTGGAATTGCCAAGATGGATGGCAAGGCATATGTTGGAGGTGAAGTTGTATGTGAAGGCGAGTTTTTGATGGCTATGGGGAGCTAA
- the LOC123907103 gene encoding probable protein phosphatase 2C 62 isoform X1 gives MSDLLFSRTFNCLWFPCFNLPPKSPSQILDPFSPSIPFPRRFIFTSIRHTHVLSSSTSSSTPFAPQQPEQNDDDVDVISSTQRSDGSFVFTFGNASEIKEMIAELNKKKLVPESVVEEGSVSVLLNDDGVEKFSNEDDNSNLGGEEIESSSTVVVADQNSKLLASENESSVVLDSYPESETPVINDLQIIDKHLKLDSVEDGDDGQHGICSEDVAAEPNVVSSVSKEIVVSTVSPDSDMFSDHSSGTTGEVEEKEVDNGRSVDKAAKNAAGGVDAADLTELVQVSTFLESDHSVNRTTNNLIGSVDADISELEAVSTSLESEHDDYSAVDKAGSVDADITELVPLSTSSESEQVDYSATDNLTGSVDADITESVPVSTSLESEQDDLTASIEAARSELVSVPFSLESKQVNDSEKDVPAGSVDTDNSELVPVSASLESERVDYSAADDLAGGVEAVDSELVPMLTSLETEQVTDNLTGSVDATISELVPVSPSVESEQVDCSAADDLAGGVEADDSELVPVSPSVESEQVDYSAANNLAGGVDADDSELVLVSPSVESERVDYSAADDLAGSVDADDSELVSEQVIDNLTGSVDADDSELVSEQVIDNLTGSVDAAISGLVPISPSVESEQVDYSAADDLAGGVDADDSELVPVSLSVESEQVDYSAADDLAGGVDADDSELVPMVTSLESEQVDYSATDNLTGSVDTTISELVPESPSLESEQVDYSATDTLTGSVDSTINELVPVSPSLESEQVDYNATDNLACSVDDANNNELVSVSTTLDSEQVDYSASDNLTGSVDDGIISEFVPVPTSLDSEQSVNRETDHLTDGGDAELSESVPISTSLELEQVDYIATDNLTSGVDAELSESVPISTSLEPEQVDYRATDSLTGGVDADLRELPPSSPSLGSELHANDDETSNLVVDNSVDASELENSVLLLDDLVPSSDLEKKIDVGNTERSDYENPLLNTVSEIHPVELASDGENISKTELLLVSGAACLPHPSEALTSREDAYIISPQQNWLVVADGVGQWSLEGSNTGVYIRELMGNCENIVSNYENISTIKPAEVIFRSAAETQSPGSSSVLVAYFDGQALHAANVGNTGFIIIRHGSIFKISNAMFHEFSFPIHIVKGDDHSEIIEEYKIDLHDGDGIVFGTNGLFDNLYEQEIASTISRSLQASLKPQDIAEILATRAQEVGSSRSTRSPFGDAAQALGYVGYAGGKLDDVTVIVSLVQTT, from the exons ATGTCTGATCTATTATTCTCCAGAACCTTCAACTGTCTCTGGTTTCCATGCTTCAATCTTCCTCCTAAATCACCTTCCCAAATCCTTGATCCATTTTCTCCTTCAATCCCATTTCCCAGACGCTTCATCTTCACTTCCATCCGCCATACCCATGTGCTTTCCAGTTCAACTTCATCCTCAACCCCATTTGCTCCTCAACAACCTGAacaaaatgatgatgatgttgatgttaTCTCTTCAACTC AGCGTTCGGATGGAAGTTTTGTGTTTACATTTGGAAATGCTAGTGAGATTAAAGAAATGATAGCTGAATTGAACAAAAAGAAACTTGTTCCTGAGAGTGTTGTTGAGGAAGGAAGTGTTAGTGTTTTGCTGAATGATGATGGTGTTGAAAAGTTTAGTAATGAAGATGATAATAGTAACTTAGGAGGTGAAGAAATTGAATCTTCTTCAACTGTAGTAGTTGCTGATCAAAATTCTAAGCTTCTCGCGAGTGAAAACGAAAGTAGTGTTGTTCTTGATAGTTACCCTGAGAGTGAGACTCCtgtgatcaatgatttgcaaaTAATTGATAAACATTTGAAGTTGGATTCGGTTGAGGATGGCGATGATGGTCAGCATGGAATTTGTAGTGAAGATGTTGCTGCTGAGCCTAATGTTGTTTCGAGTGTGTCTAAAGAGATTGTCGTTTCGACGGTTTCTCCGGATTCAGATATGTTTTCTGATCATAGTAGTGGTACTACCGGGGaagttgaagagaaagaag TTGACAATGGTCGCAGTGTGGATAAAGCAGCAAAAAACGCGGCAGGTGGTGTTGATGCTGCTGATTTAACTGAATTGGTGCAAGTATCCACTTTTTTAGAGTCGGATCATTCTGTCAACAGAACAACAAACAACCTGATTGGGAGTGTTGATGCTGACATAAGTGAATTGGAAGCAGTATCCACTTCTTTAGAGTCTGAGCATGATGATTATAGTGCAGTGGACAAGGCTGGAAGTGTTGATGCTGATATAACTGAATTGGTACCACTTTCCACTTCTTCAGAGTCTGAACAAGTTGATTATAGTGCAACAGACAATCTGACTGGCAGTGTTGATGCCGACATAACTGAATCAGTGCCAGTATCCACTTCTTTAGAGTCTGAGCAAGATGATCTGACTGCCAGTATTGAGGCTGCAAGAAGTGAATTGGTGTCAGTACCCTTCTCTTTAGAGTCCAAACAAGTTAATGATAGTGAAAAAGATGTTCCGGCTGGCAGTGTCGATACTGACAATAGTGAATTAGTGCCGGTATCCGCATCTTTAGAGTCCGAACGAGTTGATTATAGTGCAGCAGACGATCTGGCTGGTGGTGTTGAAGCTGTTGATAGTGAATTGGTGCCAATGTTGACTTCTTTGGAGACCGAACAAGTAACAGACAACCTGACAGGCAGTGTTGATGCCACAATAAGTGAATTGGTGCCAGTATCCCCTTCCGTAGAGTCCGAACAAGTTGATTGTAGTGCAGCAGATGATCTGGCTGGCGGTGTTGAGGCTGATGATAGTGAATTGGTGCCAGTATCCCCTTCCGTAGAGTCGGAACAAGTTGATTATAGTGCAGCAAACAATCTGGCTGGCGGTGTTGATGCTGATGATAGTGAATTGGTGCTAGTATCCCCTTCCGTAGAGTCCGAAAGAGTTGATTATAGTGCGGCAGACGATCTGGCTGGCAGTGTTGATGCTGATGATAGTGAATTGGTGTCCGAACAAGTAATAGACAACCTGACTGGAAGTGTTGATGCTGATGATAGTGAATTGGTGTCCGAACAAGTAATAGACAACCTGACTGGAAGTGTTGATGCCGCAATAAGTGGATTGGTGCCAATATCCCCTTCTGTAGAGTCCGAACAAGTTGATTATAGTGCAGCAGACGATCTGGCTGGCGGTGTTGATGCTGATGATAGCGAATTGGTTCCAGTATCCCTTTCCGTAGAGTCCGAACAAGTTGATTATAGTGCAGCAGATGATCTGGCTGGCGGTGTTGATGCTGATGATAGTGAATTGGTGCCAATGGTGACTTCTTTAGAGTCCGAACAAGTTGATTATAGTGCAACAGACAACCTGACTGGCAGTGTCGATACCACAATAAGTGAATTGGTGCCAGAATCCCCTTCCTTAGAGTCCGAACAAGTTGATTATAGTGCAACAGACACTCTGACTGGAAGTGTTGATTCCACAATAAATGAATTGGTGCCAGTATCTCCTTCCTTAGAGTCCGAACAAGTTGATTATAATGCAACAGACAATCTGGCTTGCAGTGTTGATGATGCTAACAATAATGAATTGGTGTCAGTATCTACTACTTTAGATTCTGAACAAGTTGATTATAGTGCATCTGATAACCTGACTGGTAGTGTTGATGACGGCATAATAAGTGAGTTTGTGCCAGTACCAACTTCATTAGACTCGGAACAGTCTGTTAATAGAGAAACAGACCACCTGACCGATGGTGGTGATGCCGAGTTAAGTGAATCGGTGCCAATATCCACTTCTTTAGAGCTTGAACAAGTTGATTATATTGCAACGGACAACCTGACTTCCGGTGTTGATGCTGAGTTGAGTGAATCTGTGCCAATATCCACTTCTTTAGAGCCTGAACAAGTTGATTATAGGGCAACAGATAGCTTGACTGGTGGTGTTGATGCTGACTTAAGGGAATTGCCACCATCGTCTCCTTCTTTGGGGTCTGAACTTCATGctaatgatgatgaaacaagTAACCTCGTCGTGGATAACTCAGTTGATGCAAGTGAATTGGAAAACTCAGTATTGTTG TTGGATGATTTGGTTCCATCCTCAGACTTGGAAAAGAAAATAGATGTTGGCAATACTGAAAGAAGTGATTATGAAAATCCATTACTTAATACTGTTTCAGAGATACATCCAGTTGAGTTGGCTAGTGACGG GGAAAACATTTCTAAAACCGAGCTTTTACTAGTTTCTGGTGCTGCTTGCTTGCCTCATCCCTCTGAG GCACTGACAAGTCGAGAAGATGCTTATATTATTTCTCCCCAACAAAACTGGCTAGTTGTGGCTGATGGAGTTGGTCAGTGGTCACTCGAAG GGAGTAATACTGGAGTTTATATCAGGGAACTCATGGGAAACTGTGAAAATATTGTGTCAAATTATGAAAACATTTCAACAATAAAACCTGCAGAAGTTATTTTCAGAAGTGCTGCTGAAACACAATCTCCAGGGTCATCTTCTGTTTTGGTTGCTTACTTTGACGGACAG GCCCTCCATGCAGCCAATGTTGGGAACACTGGATTTATCATTATAAGACATGGTTCCATCTTCAAAATATCAAATGCCATGTTTCACGAATTCAGTTTTCCGATACATATAGTTAAAGGTGACGACCACTCAGAAATCATTGAG GAGTACAAGATCGATCTACACGACGGTGATGGGATTGTATTTGGCACAAATGGCCTTTTTGACAATCTTTATGAGCAAGAAATAGCATCAACTATATCAAGATCACTACAAGCTAGCTTGAAACCTCAG GATATAGCAGAAATCTTGGCGACAAGGGCACAAGAGGTTGGAAGTTCAAGATCCACCAGAAGTCCTTTCGGTGATGCAGCGCAGGCTTTGGGATATGTAGGTTATGCAGGTGGCAAGCTTGATGATGTAACTGTTATAGTGTCATTAGTTCAAACTACATAG
- the LOC123911301 gene encoding chaperone protein dnaJ 20, chloroplastic-like — MHSQHKNIDKNITKMDVLLSLNSPNLINISKPYQYHNLPTLSNKQQIRQPRTQFSISCRATNTKNVPIHDDGNFYEVLCLSPKSATMDDIKRAYRTMALQYHPDLCHDRLKNEESTRMFVQVNAAYKTLSNPELKAEYDYEIGLGLRRSRWMEQVIELKRRSHNEGSWGSRMRAMNNINKDDH; from the coding sequence ATGCATTCTCAACATAAAAACATAGACAAAAACATAACCAAAATGGATGTTTTATTATCCTTAAACTCACCAAACCTTATCAACATTTCAAAACCATATCAATATCATAATCTTCCAACACTCTCAAATAAACAACAAATTAGACAACCTCGTACTCAGTTTTCTATTTCATGCAGAGCCACAAACACAAAAAATGTTCCAATTCATGATGATGGAAATTTCTACGAGGTACTATGTTTGAGTCCAAAAAGTGCAACAATGGATGACATAAAAAGAGCATATAGAACAATGGCTCTTCAATATCATCCTGATTTGTGTCATGATCGTTTGAAGAACGAGGAATCAACGCGGATGTTTGTACAAGTGAATGCAGCTTATAAGACTCTGTCAAATCCAGAGCTAAAAGCAGAGTATGATTATGAAATTGGTTTGGGTTTGAGAAGAAGTAGGTGGATGGAACAAGTGATTGAGTTGAAAAGAAGGTCTCATAATGAAGGATCATGGGGTAGTAGAATGAGAGCCATGAACAATATCAACAAAGATGATCATTGA
- the LOC123909548 gene encoding non-specific lipid transfer protein GPI-anchored 11-like, with the protein MASKFSLILCIFAIWAIDFTNSASSSHNAPSPSVDCSVLVIVMSDCLSFVTNDSTVTKPEGTCCSGLKIVLKTIPSCLCEIFQNSAQFGLVFNLTKTLTLPSACKVSAPSLFNCGLSDAPVPTRAAAAPRVSLSPASSPTPSAEAPGETTPSVNELSTEPAAAPTGKSAASALLPISVGSLLVFLVSAFSGL; encoded by the exons ATGGCATCAAAGTTTTCACTCATTCTCTGCATTTTTGCCATCTGGGCCATTGATTTTACCAACAGTGCTTCATCATCACACAATGCTCCATCACCTTCTGTTGATTGTTCAGTCCTTGTTATCGTCATGTCTGATTGTTTGTCATTTGTTACAAACGACAGTACGGTAACCAAACCAGAAGGGACATGTTGTTCTGGTTTGAAAATTGTTCTCAAAACTATCCCTTCTTGTCTCTGTGAGATTTTCCAAAACAGTGCTCAGTTTGGTCTTGTTTTTAATCTTACAAAGACTTTGACTCTTCCTTCTGCTTGCAAAGTCTCTGCTCCATCTCTTTTTAACTGTGGAT TGTCTGATGCCCCTGTTCCTACTCGGGCCGCTGCTGCTCCTC gTGTAAGCCTTTCACCAGCATCTTCTCCTACTCCATCTGCTGAAGCACCTGGTGAGACCACTCCTTCTGTGAATGAACTATCTACAGAACCGGCAGCCGCACCGACTGGCAAGAGTGCAGCATCAGCATTGCTCCCTATTTCAGTTGGATCCCTTCTTGTTTTCCTTGTATCTGCATTCTCAGGCCTTTAA
- the LOC123908052 gene encoding chlorophyll a-b binding protein CP24 10A, chloroplastic: protein MAAATSGAVLNGLGSSFLSGGKRSQTLLATAIGSKVSVAAASPRRLIVAAAASAPKKSWIPGVRFGGNLVDPEWLDGSLPGDFGFDPLGLGKDPAFLKWYREAELIHGRWAMAAVLGIFVGQAWSGVPWFEAGADPNAIAPFSFGTLLGTQLLLMGWVESKRWVDFFNPDSQSVEWATPWSKTAENFANFTGEQGYPGGKFFDPLSLAGTIENGVYIPDAEKLERLKLAEIKHARLAMLAMLIFYFEAGQGKTPLGALGL, encoded by the exons ATGGCAGCTGCAACATCTGGTGCTGTGTTGAATGGTTTAGGATCTTCCTTCTTAAGTGGTGGAAAGAGGAGCCAAACATTGCTAGCTACTGCTATTGGAAGTAAAGTTAGTGTTGCAGCTGCTAGTCCTAGAAGACTtattgttgctgctgctgcttctGCACCAAAGAAGTCATGGATACCTGGTGTTAGATTTGGTGGAAATCTTGTCGATCCAGAATGGCTCGATGGATC GCTACCAGGTGACTTTGGTTTTGATCCACTAGGACTTGGCAAGGACCCAGCATTTCTCAAATGGTACAGAGAAGCTGAGCTCATTCATGGAAGGTGGGCAATGGCTGCAGTTCTAGGTATCTTTGTTGGTCAGGCATGGAGTGGAGTTCCCTGGTTTGAGGCCGGTGCTGACCCGAATGCAATTGCTCCATTCTCCTTTGGTACACTTCTAGGAACTCAATTGCTTCTTATGGGTTGGGTAGAGAGCAAGAGATGGGTTGATTTCTTCAACCCGGACTCACAGTCGGTTGAATGGGCAACTCCATGGTCAAAAACCGCCGAGAACTTTGCAAATTTTACTGGAGAACAAGGTTATCCAGGAGGGAAATTCTTCGATCCATTGTCCCTTGCTGGCACCATTGAAAATGGTGTTTACATTCCAGATGCAGAGAAGCTAGAGAGATTGAAATTGGCCGAGATTAAGCATGCTAGGCTTGCTATGTTGGCTATGCTGATTTTCTACTTTGAAGCTGGACAAGGGAAGACTCCACTTGGTGCTCTTGGTTTGTAA